A region of Myxococcus stipitatus DSM 14675 DNA encodes the following proteins:
- a CDS encoding heme ABC transporter ATP-binding protein — protein sequence MSLQARGIEVWRGRGCALGPLSLELVPGEVLAVVGPNGAGKSTLLSAFSGELRCAVGEVLLDGQPLLKWPSRERALRLGVLPQESSLGFGFTVLEVALLGRSPHVSRGEGSADMEVALAALDVMDIRHLASRPYTALSGGERQRAQLARVLAQLWDAPTDGHRYLLLDEPTSSLDLAHQHLVLEEATRFARKGGAVLAVLHDLNLAARYAHRIAVLAGGKLVELGPPSQVLRAELIASTFGLQVQVVQWPDVAGPLVIPSGRASPPA from the coding sequence ATGAGCCTCCAGGCACGGGGCATCGAAGTGTGGCGGGGCCGAGGGTGCGCCTTGGGCCCCCTGTCCCTGGAGTTGGTCCCTGGCGAGGTGCTCGCCGTCGTGGGGCCCAACGGTGCTGGCAAGTCCACGCTGTTGTCGGCGTTCTCGGGTGAGCTGCGCTGCGCGGTGGGCGAAGTCCTGCTGGATGGGCAGCCGCTGTTGAAGTGGCCGTCGCGCGAGCGTGCGCTGCGGTTGGGCGTGCTCCCACAGGAGTCGTCGCTGGGGTTTGGTTTCACGGTGCTGGAGGTGGCGCTCCTGGGCCGCAGTCCTCATGTGTCGCGAGGTGAGGGCAGCGCGGACATGGAGGTGGCGCTGGCTGCGCTGGATGTGATGGACATCCGGCATCTGGCGTCGCGGCCCTACACGGCGCTCTCGGGTGGAGAGCGGCAGCGTGCGCAGTTGGCGCGCGTGCTGGCGCAACTCTGGGATGCGCCGACGGATGGGCATCGCTATCTCTTGCTCGACGAACCGACGTCGAGTCTGGACCTGGCGCATCAACACCTGGTCCTGGAGGAGGCCACGCGTTTTGCTCGCAAGGGCGGCGCGGTGCTCGCGGTGCTTCACGACTTGAATCTCGCCGCGCGCTACGCGCATCGCATCGCGGTGCTCGCGGGAGGCAAGCTGGTGGAGCTGGGGCCTCCTTCTCAAGTCCTGCGTGCCGAGCTCATCGCCAGCACGTTTGGTCTGCAGGTCCAGGTGGTGCAGTGGCCAGACGTCGCGGGGCCGCTCGTCATCCCCTCGGGCCGTGCCTCGCCTCCTGCGTGA